tttgtttatattcttcttctttgttatgcatttgtatttttacgtccgccaaggatgtaataaaatcatcttcatttatttatctatctgtctgtctgttggtctgtctgtttgcaggatgacatcaaaactacttcacggatttggaTGAAATTTTataatattaggccatggaagagtccattaaattttagaggtgatctggatccggatccagattctggatcaagatttcactttatataggctttcaaagattatgtcaaaactacttcacggattctcaccaaatttgcaccacagatagataaagatattagtgcatggaagactccactgaattttggaggtgatgcagatcccgattggcagacgtcagaagtctcttgttttaattattttatttttttatttttatgttttttttttcttaaaatgaagCGATATCTGGATATTGTATTTGATTTGACAAATTGGAcgctgtctgatttttttttatgtattttttcctAAAATGAAGCGATATCTGGATATTGTATTTGATTTGACAAATTGGACACTGtctgctttatttatttacatgCTTATTTGCTGTTGTTTGGAGCTGTAAGTATCTACAATCAACATTTCTTTTCCTCTGATGCTGCTGTCGTGCTCAGCATTGATAAGCAATAAAAAGAcaactgaagtaaaaaaaaacaaacaaacaaaacaaatgtttaTTTAGTTGTTGTGGCTAAAACAGTTGTAATACAATATAGTTATATTTGCTCCATCACATTTACTCATTAGAACATTTATCACAGTGATGTTTGTTTAtaatggtgtgtttgtgtgtttttaacaaaaTTTGGGGTCACCTTAACCACCGAGTCTGACGTCACTCAGGGATTGTTCCCCTCTactctttttttctcctttcaggTGTAGTGCAGTGTCGCCATCTAGTGGcctcaacgtgtgtgtgtgtgtgtgtgtgtgtgtgtgtgtgtgtgtgtgtgtgtgtgtgtgtgtgtgtgtgtgtgtgtgtgtgtgtgtgtgtgtgtgtgtgtgtgtgtgtgtgcgtgtttcagAAAGATCACAGTGTGATTTCTAACATTAAGACGGATCAATAACTTCTAATCAGAGCTCTggaacattaaaaaagaaaaccagcCACAGAATGATTGTGTTTATTCCTGAATCACACACGCTggcattttttttcaaataaatctgaaaatgatgtattttataaacacacataaatacaaaaatattttTGTTGTGGGTCACTGGGCCTTTTTTGTCAGTATACCCCTtgatttcaattaaaaaaatgtaaaatgaaactcAAGAGAATCATATAAATAAAAGGTTGTTATGTTACCTGACTAttagttttatttatgttttaattaaaTATTATTAACTATAATAACATCTATGGTGTTACGGGTCAGTTTTGACCCATATTTACTTCAAGAAAAAGGCAAAAAGTCTCTTTTTTCAGCAACAGAACTTTAgtacaaacacaaaatgaaaagcaGAACAAATATATAGATTATATGCAGACACATCaaggatgttgtaaaacacaaccATTGGCCATCTCCtggtcatttgctggcaagtgtAGGTGGCAGTCAgcctgtccaggttgtccactcctcctttttttttttgttacaatcaGGCTTTTTGTCACTTCCTGATGACACAGCTGCATCTTTGTGAAGAGTAGACATAAGTATCacattccgttttttttttttttttgacaatatGAGACAACAGTGGTGGTGTCTGTAAAAGCAAACTTTGTGGAAAGTGCAGCCCTGTCCTTCACCTGCAAGATTTCAGCAGGTAGTTCAGGTTTATTTTTCTTCACTGTGCCCACCATGGTAAGTTTCCTCCTGAGAAGTTCTTGTCCAAGGTCAtagctggtaaaaaaaaaattgtcacaagTGATATTGTGACCCTGCAGTCCAGTAGTCATATCGAGGACCACACGTGTTCCTGGTTTTTCTCAGGGATGTAGATTTACACAGGCAAAGCTAGTTTTTGCATCACAGGCTGCCCATATTTTTATGCCGTACTTCCCTGGCTTACTGGGTATGTATTGCCGGAAGGGGCATTTTCCTCGGAAAGGGACAAGATGTTTATCCACTGTCACCTCTGGCCATGGGTTGAACGTCAGTGGAAGAAGTTGCACCCATCTCTCCCAGACATCCCTGATGGGGCAAGTTTGTCAGATCTAGCTCTGGTATCTCTGTTGTCAAATCTGAGGACTCTTGATATCATTTGAAAGGTCTGAAGTGACATTGTTGCAATGGGGAGACCATTGCAGATCAGAGCAAACTCATTTGTACCTAAActtaattcattcatgggtttaagattcaaaatggcgtcaaAAATGCcagccaatagacccttatcattgaatctctgtgatatttaagttgtttatatgttgtttaaatgtgTGTTGGTGAAAAActctattttggcagccatctcggACGCCATCTTGGCGCTGTTTCTTGTGTTATTCTGTTAGTGAGTGTGGCCAATGAGAGGCCACTAGTACAGTTAATTAGAACATTTTCCCCCCCATTTAAACAACCAGGATTAGTGGAACCCGGTTACATAACTGTTATAgtaaattttatatttaatttctTGCCGTTTCACATTTTTACATGATATTGTTTTTTTGGAGAAAATAACAGTTGAAATAAGATGAGTTGTGGTTGTTTATCAGAATAAACATATTCTAGAAAACCTGCTGCTGGACTGGTGGAGATGGTTCCTGTCTGTGTGAGTGAGTCGAACCCGTCCACTCTGTAAGTGTTGTTAATGTCCCGAAGCGTTCGTCAGCAGCTGTCTGTGGGCGTCCCTCGATCGCCTTATCGGTTCTCAGACTGACCCTTCATCTGGTCAGAAGCCCCTCCTGACCTCATAGGGAGACCAGGCACTGACGCTGTCCTCTTTGACCCAGGATGACTGAGCCTCACTGTTTGAAGCCAGGCTGCCGTGACTCTCAGCCGCATCCTCTGTCACCATCTTAGACACCAGGTCAGTGACGGAGCTGCTCATGTAAGGCGGGCAGGGGAAGGGGGCCGGATATGAGCCGCTGGTGCTCAGGGAGTGATAGTGGGCGTCCTCCAGGGGGTGCAGGGTGTAGCTGCTGGATGTGGGGCCCATGGAGGAACCTCGACTGGAGGGGCGATACTGGGACGGGCTTTCCGGAGGATCTGGGCTGGGCATGGAGGATGGGACAGAGACGGAGGCCAAGCTGTCTGAACAGAGAGGATCCACCTGAATCACTGGCTCTGGAATGGACGGGTCCCAGGAATCTCTCTGGAACCAGAAGGAGAAAAGACATCAGAAACACAACGCTGAGTGTCGGTCAACAACGATCCAGTGAAAATGGCAGACCTGAGGTAATAGAAAGCCGATTATCAAGAGTCCCAAACTGGTGGTCTGTGGGCCAGATAAGGCCATGCGCGACAACACTTAATGCTGTCATTCTAAGCATTAAAAGATATTGTGGTTTGGCACTGTAGAAATACACTGATTTGAATTAAAATACGAGTAACACTGAAAAAGTGAACACTTTCACGGTTTCATTTACTAAAAGTTTGTGTATGTGTTCAAAACAGTACAAAAACATGCATGCTGAATTAACAACAGAGGCATTGAGGACTGTGTCTGTTAAATGTGTAAAATAGCGCATTTTGTCCATTTAGCACATTTGGCAAAATGgacaataaaaaaatgtatttttcacaCAATTTCACACAAATTTTTCATTAACCCCTATCAACTATAGCTACCACTGTGGGATGACCATCATATGTTTTTGTGCAGGCCACAGAACACTGAGGCTGGGCTGGAAGTGTCATTTAGTCCCCTTTAGTGGTCTGATTATGTCAAAATTGACTACCGGTTCATGGACTAATAAATTCCAAAATCCTACAATCTCACAACCTCACCAGAAACAGATGAGATGATTCTCCAGGGAAAGGAGGCAGGAGGGATGAGAGGGTTGAAGAGGGCAGGAAGGATCCACCAGAGCTGGAGAAGGCACTGGTGCTGCGGTAATCACCAAAGGTCTCTGGGTAATAGCTGTCAATCAGGGAGGAGTAGCTGGACACTGTGGAGGGTTCACAGCCC
The sequence above is drawn from the Thalassophryne amazonica chromosome 4, fThaAma1.1, whole genome shotgun sequence genome and encodes:
- the LOC117509394 gene encoding uncharacterized protein C11orf53 homolog → MLLALEYSKRVYQGVRVKHTVKDLLAEKRSRQTNGPRYSGGTTTPPSFVQMPGSHMLPGYYSMRRPFISDSDFCTSTKQFSSDMYSSTLAGKPLGCEPSTVSSYSSLIDSYYPETFGDYRSTSAFSSSGGSFLPSSTLSSLLPPFPGESSHLFLRDSWDPSIPEPVIQVDPLCSDSLASVSVPSSMPSPDPPESPSQYRPSSRGSSMGPTSSSYTLHPLEDAHYHSLSTSGSYPAPFPCPPYMSSSVTDLVSKMVTEDAAESHGSLASNSEAQSSWVKEDSVSAWSPYEVRRGF